A single window of Planktothrix serta PCC 8927 DNA harbors:
- the leuC gene encoding 3-isopropylmalate dehydratase large subunit — protein MSERTLFDKVWELHTVGTLPSGQTQLFIGLHLIHEVTSPQAFAMLRDRHLTVLYPERTVATVDHIVPTDNQARPFVDTLAEEMMQSLEQSCQEHGIRFYNIGSGNQGIVHVIAPEQGLTQPGMTIACGDSHTSTHGAFGAIAFGIGTSQVRDVLASQTLALGKLKVRRIEVNGELPPGVYAKDVVLHIIRTLGVKGGVGYAYEFAGSTIEAMSMEERMTVCNMSIEGGARCGYVNPDQVTYDYLKGRDFAPKVDDWEKAVAWWNSIRSDTDAVYDDLVKFDAADIAPTLTWGITPGQGMAVNELIPDLEQIPESDRDVAKEAYQYMEFAPGTPIQGTKVDVCFIGSCTNGRLSDLREAAKFAQGRKVANGVKAFVVPGSERVKAEAEAEGLDKIFETAGFEWREAGCSMCLAMNPDKLQGNQLSASSSNRNFKGRQGSAHGRTLLMSPAMVVAAAINGVVTDVRELL, from the coding sequence ATGAGCGAAAGAACACTATTTGATAAAGTATGGGAGTTGCATACCGTTGGAACTCTCCCTTCAGGACAGACTCAACTCTTCATTGGTCTGCACCTGATCCATGAAGTTACCAGTCCCCAGGCGTTTGCGATGTTGCGCGATCGCCATCTCACCGTCCTCTATCCTGAACGCACCGTCGCTACAGTGGATCATATCGTCCCCACCGATAACCAAGCTCGTCCCTTTGTGGATACCTTGGCGGAAGAGATGATGCAGTCTTTAGAACAAAGTTGTCAAGAGCATGGTATCCGTTTTTACAATATCGGGTCAGGAAATCAAGGCATTGTTCACGTCATCGCACCGGAACAGGGGTTAACTCAACCGGGGATGACCATTGCTTGTGGTGACTCCCACACCTCCACTCATGGAGCATTTGGGGCGATCGCTTTTGGCATCGGGACGTCTCAAGTTCGGGATGTTCTGGCGTCTCAAACCCTGGCGTTAGGGAAACTGAAGGTGCGCCGCATTGAAGTGAATGGAGAACTGCCACCGGGGGTTTATGCCAAGGATGTTGTGCTGCATATTATCCGTACATTGGGGGTAAAAGGCGGTGTCGGGTATGCCTATGAATTCGCCGGAAGCACTATTGAGGCGATGTCAATGGAAGAACGGATGACGGTTTGTAATATGTCCATTGAAGGCGGCGCTCGCTGTGGCTATGTGAACCCGGATCAGGTGACTTACGACTATTTGAAAGGTCGAGATTTTGCCCCCAAAGTAGACGACTGGGAAAAGGCCGTTGCCTGGTGGAATAGTATCCGTAGTGATACGGATGCAGTTTATGATGATCTGGTAAAATTTGATGCTGCGGATATTGCTCCGACCCTAACTTGGGGCATTACCCCAGGACAGGGAATGGCCGTTAACGAGTTGATTCCTGATTTAGAGCAGATTCCAGAAAGCGATCGGGATGTGGCCAAAGAAGCCTATCAATATATGGAATTTGCCCCTGGAACCCCGATTCAAGGGACAAAAGTGGACGTCTGTTTTATTGGCAGTTGCACCAATGGCCGCCTGAGTGACCTGCGAGAAGCCGCTAAATTTGCCCAAGGTCGGAAAGTCGCCAATGGGGTGAAAGCTTTTGTCGTACCGGGTTCTGAACGGGTGAAAGCGGAAGCGGAAGCGGAAGGACTTGATAAAATATTTGAAACGGCAGGGTTTGAATGGCGCGAGGCGGGGTGTTCGATGTGTTTGGCGATGAACCCCGATAAATTACAGGGAAATCAACTGAGTGCATCCTCTTCTAACCGCAATTTTAAAGGCCGTCAGGGTTCTGCTCACGGACGCACGTTGTTGATGAGTCCGGCGATGGTAGTGGCGGCGGCCATTAACGGGGTGGTTACGGATGTACGGGAGTTGCTGTAA
- a CDS encoding Uma2 family endonuclease, which translates to MNPTLAESMKWTTADLELLSNDEWKRYEIIAGELFVTRAPDWNHQRICGNIYAELNAWSRRTNLGEPAMTPGIIYTESDNVIPDVVWVSREKLATLLDSSGHLTGSPELVVEVLSPGKENERRDKQAKLKLYSIQGVQEYWIVDQNQQQIQVYRRQNHQLALAETLSITDEITSPLLPEFRCQVELFFN; encoded by the coding sequence ATGAATCCAACTCTGGCAGAATCAATGAAGTGGACAACAGCCGATTTAGAGTTGTTGTCAAACGATGAGTGGAAACGTTATGAAATTATTGCGGGAGAATTATTTGTGACTAGAGCACCAGATTGGAATCATCAACGGATTTGCGGTAATATCTATGCAGAATTAAATGCTTGGTCACGTCGCACAAACTTAGGGGAACCTGCAATGACCCCTGGAATTATTTATACTGAATCTGATAATGTCATTCCTGATGTGGTTTGGGTCAGTCGAGAAAAATTAGCAACGTTATTAGATAGTTCAGGACATTTAACAGGTTCTCCTGAATTAGTCGTTGAAGTGTTATCCCCAGGAAAAGAAAATGAAAGACGGGATAAACAAGCAAAGTTAAAACTCTATTCTATTCAAGGTGTTCAGGAATATTGGATTGTTGATCAAAATCAACAGCAAATTCAAGTTTATCGTCGTCAAAATCATCAGTTAGCTTTAGCTGAAACCTTATCAATAACGGATGAAATCACCTCTCCACTTTTACCCGAATTTCGCTGTCAAGTTGAACTATTTTTTAATTAA
- a CDS encoding nucleotidyl transferase AbiEii/AbiGii toxin family protein produces MNQHSIPEQLPFLERLCWQRIGIENLTPLEMLKRYERGWHYRDIFGEINPTEAEFIQQLAQQYNSWLFNQMFTQNFHQKIITVLHQLNPNFLQDCQAYFGGGTFICLNYGEYRLSKDIDFLCSTGCGYRLLRQSLGQNKYNALFNTQNNITFPQEIQANQYGIRFPLLIEGTLIKFEIIMEGRIELEAPAFPQWSSVPCLSLIDCFAEKLLANADRWIDISVESRDLIDLSVLRLNTSIPSQAIAKSEAAYPVIEPLKEAIANFQQKPNYRDKCFQSLRINNPVAIIDGLDLLAVDFGLEPTERTFRECLDQDEFI; encoded by the coding sequence ATGAATCAGCATTCTATTCCTGAACAATTGCCCTTTTTAGAGCGTTTATGTTGGCAAAGAATAGGAATTGAAAATTTAACGCCGTTGGAAATGCTAAAACGGTATGAACGGGGATGGCATTATCGAGATATTTTTGGGGAAATTAATCCAACGGAAGCCGAATTTATTCAACAACTGGCTCAACAGTATAATTCTTGGTTATTCAATCAAATGTTTACACAAAACTTTCATCAAAAAATTATTACTGTTCTCCATCAACTCAATCCTAATTTCTTACAAGACTGTCAGGCTTATTTTGGTGGCGGAACATTCATCTGTTTAAACTATGGAGAATATCGCCTGAGTAAAGATATTGATTTTCTCTGTTCCACAGGTTGCGGTTATCGATTATTAAGACAATCTCTGGGTCAAAATAAATATAACGCTTTATTTAATACTCAAAATAATATCACCTTTCCCCAAGAAATACAAGCCAATCAATATGGCATTAGATTTCCTTTATTAATAGAAGGAACCTTAATCAAATTTGAAATTATTATGGAAGGAAGAATTGAACTAGAAGCACCCGCTTTTCCTCAATGGTCGTCTGTTCCTTGCTTAAGTTTAATTGATTGTTTTGCAGAAAAACTATTAGCCAATGCTGACCGATGGATTGATATTTCAGTAGAATCACGGGATTTAATTGATTTATCTGTATTAAGATTAAATACTTCTATTCCTTCCCAAGCGATCGCAAAATCAGAAGCAGCTTATCCTGTGATTGAACCGTTAAAGGAGGCGATCGCAAATTTTCAACAAAAACCCAATTATCGAGATAAATGTTTTCAATCTCTAAGAATTAATAACCCTGTTGCGATT